A window of the Lagopus muta isolate bLagMut1 chromosome 1, bLagMut1 primary, whole genome shotgun sequence genome harbors these coding sequences:
- the POSTN gene encoding periostin isoform X1, translating into MKILLLFTFSTFFLSAFEHAAAYAHYDKILTHSRIRARDQGPNVCALQQVMGTKKKYFSTCRNWYQGSICGKKATVLYECCPGYMKMDGMRGCPAVAPIDHVYGTLGIVGATSTQQYSDMSKLREEIEGRGSFTFFAPSNEAWEQLSSEIHRNLIDNVNIELYNALHHHMVNKRMLTKDLKNGMTLVSMYNDQKLLINHYPNGVVTVNCARIIHGNQIATNGVVHVIDRVLTAVGNTIQDFIEVEDDLSSLRAAAITSDVLDTLGRPGYYTLFAPTNEAFERLPRGVLERIMGDKVASEALVKFHILNTLQCSEAIMGGAVYETLEGNTLEVGCDGETLTVNGVKMVKRKDIVTSNGVIHLIDRVLIPDSAKQVIELGGSQQTTFTDLVTQLGLASSLRPEGQYTLLVPQNRAFSDDTLQMDQRLLKTILQNHIIKVKIGLNELYNGQELETIGGKLLRVFVYRTAVCVENSCMVRGSKEGRNGFIHVFRQIIKPAEKSLHEMLRNDKRFSVFLSLVKAADLDDVLSRPGAWTLFVPTNDAFKGLTDDDKAVLIRDKNALRNILLYHLTQGVFIGSGFEPGVTNILKTIQGGKLYLKTVNDTLLVNELKSREPDLMATNGVIHVIDKLLYPADLPVGNDQLLTILKKLIKYIQIKFVRDSTFKEIPLTFYKINIIESNVQPIVRKEDPSITQLTKIIEGEPEFKIVREGETITKVIHGEPIIKTYTKIIDGRPVEVTEKKVTEERIIQGPEIKYTRITAGGSDNEENLKRLLEEEVTKVTKFIEGDGHLLEDEEIKRLLQGAGTEYTKVTKVIEGEPQIIEREIKKVHLEEAPVRKVQANKRTQGGSARRRTRLAYS; encoded by the exons CCCAAATGTCTGTGCCCTTCAGCAAGTTATGGGAAccaaaaagaaatacttcagcACCTGCAGAAACTGGTACCAGGGATCCATTTGTGGAAAGAAAGC AACTGTCTTGTATGAGTGCTGTCCTGGCTATATGAAGATGGATGGTATGAGAGGATGTCCTGCAG TTGCTCCTATTGATCATGTATATGGAACTCTTGGTATTGTGGGAGCTACCTCCACTCAGCAGTATTCTGACATGTCAAAGCTGAGAGAAGAGATCGAGGGAAGGGGTTCATTCACTTTCTTTGCACCAAGCAATGAAGCCTGGGAGCAATTAAGTTCG gaaATTCACAGGAATTTAATTGACAATGTAAATATCGAACTATACAATGCTCTCCACCACCACATGGTAAACAAGCGCATGCTGACAAAAGATCTTAAGAATGGCATGACACTGGTGTCCATGTATAATGACCAGAAATTGCTTATCAACCATTATCCTAATGGG GTTGTTACTGTTAACTGTGCCAGGATCATCCATGGCAACCAGATTGCTACCAATGGTGTTGTTCATGTAATTGACCGTGTCCTAACTGCTGTTGGAAATACCATTCAAGATTTCATTGAAGTTGAGGATGATCTTTCATCTCTCAGA gctgCTGCCATCACATCAGACGTCTTAGATACTCTTGGAAGGCCTGGTTATTACACACTCTTTGCTCCTACTAATGAAGCTTTTGAGCGTCTTCCAAGAGGAGTCTTAGAAAGAATCATGGGTGACAAGGTGGCTTCTGAAG CTCTTGTGAAGTTCCATATTTTAAATACTCTTCAGTGCTCTGAAGCGATCATGGGTGGAGCTGTCTATGAGACCTTGGAAGGAAACACACTTGAAGTTGGCTGTGATGGTGAAACTCTTACTGTGAATGGAGTAAAGATGGTGAAACGCAAAGATATTGTGACGAGCAATGGTGTTATCCACCTCATTGATAGAGTGCTAATTCCTGATTCTG CCAAACAAGTTATTGAGCTTGGAGGTTCCCAGCAGACTACTTTTACAGACTTGGTAACACAACTAGGACTAGCATCTTCTCTAAGACCAGAAGGCCAATACACTCTTCTGGTACCACAGAATCGTGCTTTCTCAG ATGACACTTTACAGATGGATCAACGGCTTCTTAAAACAATCCTGCAGAATCACATTATAAAAGTGAAAATTGGGCTCAATGAACTGTACAATGGACAAGAGCTGGAGACAATTGGCGGAAAGCTGCTACGAGTCTTTGTGTATCGCACA GCTGTATGTGTTGAAAATTCATGCATGGTCAGAGGAAgtaaagaaggaaggaatggcTTTATTCACGTCTTCAGACAAATCATCAAGCCAGCAGAAAAATCTTTGCATGAAATGCTGAGAAATGATAAGCGTTTTAG tgTTTTCCTCAGCCTGGTGAAAGCTGCAGATTTAGATGATGTTCTGTCACGGCCTGGAGCATGGACTCTGTTTGTTCCAACTAATGATGCCTTCAAAGGTTTGACCGATGATGATAAGGCTGTATTGATAA GAGACAAAAATGCTCTCAGGAACATTCTCCTTTACCACCTGACACAAGGAGTTTTCATTGGAAGTGGCTTTGAGCCTGGTGTGACAAACATCCTTAAAACTATCCAAGGAGGAAAACTGTACTTGAAAACA GTGAATGATACTCTTCTGGTTAATGAACTGAAGTCAAGAGAACCTGATCTCATGGCAACCAATGGTGTAATTCATGTTATTGATAAACTCCTATATCCAGCAG atcTGCCTGTCGGAAATGATCAGTTGCTCACAATCCTGAAGAAGCTGATCAAGTATATTCAAATCAAG TTTGTTCGTGACAGTACCTTCAAAGAGATTCCACTGACGTTTTACA AAATTAACATAATTGAAAGCAACGTGCAGCCTATCGTCAGAAAGGAAG ACCCATCTATTACACAGCTCACTAAAATAATTGAAGGAGAACCTGAGTTCAAAATAGTCAGGGAGGGAGAGACAATAACTAAAGTGATTCATGGAG AACCAATTATTAAAACGTACACCAAAATCATTGATGGGCGACCTGTGGAAGtgacagagaaaaaagtaacagaagaaagaattatTCAAG gtccagaaataaaatataccaGAATTACCGCAGGTGGTTCagacaatgaagaaaatttgaAGAGATTGCTTGAGGAAG AGGTTACCAAGGTGACCAAATTTATTGAAGGTGATGGTCATTTActtgaagatgaagaaatcaAAAGACTTCTGCAGGGAG CTGGAACTGAGTACACCAAGGTTACTAAAGTAATTGAGGGAGAACCACAGATTATCGAGAGAGAAATCAAGAAAGTCCATTTGGAAG AAGCACCTGTACGGAAAGTACAAGCAAACAAGAGGACACAAG ggGGATCAGCAAGAAGGAGGACAAGACTAGCTTAttcttaa
- the POSTN gene encoding periostin isoform X2, which translates to MKILLLFTFSTFFLSAFEHAAAYAHYDKILTHSRIRARDQGPNVCALQQVMGTKKKYFSTCRNWYQGSICGKKATVLYECCPGYMKMDGMRGCPAVAPIDHVYGTLGIVGATSTQQYSDMSKLREEIEGRGSFTFFAPSNEAWEQLSSEIHRNLIDNVNIELYNALHHHMVNKRMLTKDLKNGMTLVSMYNDQKLLINHYPNGVVTVNCARIIHGNQIATNGVVHVIDRVLTAVGNTIQDFIEVEDDLSSLRAAAITSDVLDTLGRPGYYTLFAPTNEAFERLPRGVLERIMGDKVASEALVKFHILNTLQCSEAIMGGAVYETLEGNTLEVGCDGETLTVNGVKMVKRKDIVTSNGVIHLIDRVLIPDSAKQVIELGGSQQTTFTDLVTQLGLASSLRPEGQYTLLVPQNRAFSDDTLQMDQRLLKTILQNHIIKVKIGLNELYNGQELETIGGKLLRVFVYRTAVCVENSCMVRGSKEGRNGFIHVFRQIIKPAEKSLHEMLRNDKRFSVFLSLVKAADLDDVLSRPGAWTLFVPTNDAFKGLTDDDKAVLIRDKNALRNILLYHLTQGVFIGSGFEPGVTNILKTIQGGKLYLKTVNDTLLVNELKSREPDLMATNGVIHVIDKLLYPADLPVGNDQLLTILKKLIKYIQIKFVRDSTFKEIPLTFYNPSITQLTKIIEGEPEFKIVREGETITKVIHGEPIIKTYTKIIDGRPVEVTEKKVTEERIIQGPEIKYTRITAGGSDNEENLKRLLEEEVTKVTKFIEGDGHLLEDEEIKRLLQGAGTEYTKVTKVIEGEPQIIEREIKKVHLEEAPVRKVQANKRTQGGSARRRTRLAYS; encoded by the exons CCCAAATGTCTGTGCCCTTCAGCAAGTTATGGGAAccaaaaagaaatacttcagcACCTGCAGAAACTGGTACCAGGGATCCATTTGTGGAAAGAAAGC AACTGTCTTGTATGAGTGCTGTCCTGGCTATATGAAGATGGATGGTATGAGAGGATGTCCTGCAG TTGCTCCTATTGATCATGTATATGGAACTCTTGGTATTGTGGGAGCTACCTCCACTCAGCAGTATTCTGACATGTCAAAGCTGAGAGAAGAGATCGAGGGAAGGGGTTCATTCACTTTCTTTGCACCAAGCAATGAAGCCTGGGAGCAATTAAGTTCG gaaATTCACAGGAATTTAATTGACAATGTAAATATCGAACTATACAATGCTCTCCACCACCACATGGTAAACAAGCGCATGCTGACAAAAGATCTTAAGAATGGCATGACACTGGTGTCCATGTATAATGACCAGAAATTGCTTATCAACCATTATCCTAATGGG GTTGTTACTGTTAACTGTGCCAGGATCATCCATGGCAACCAGATTGCTACCAATGGTGTTGTTCATGTAATTGACCGTGTCCTAACTGCTGTTGGAAATACCATTCAAGATTTCATTGAAGTTGAGGATGATCTTTCATCTCTCAGA gctgCTGCCATCACATCAGACGTCTTAGATACTCTTGGAAGGCCTGGTTATTACACACTCTTTGCTCCTACTAATGAAGCTTTTGAGCGTCTTCCAAGAGGAGTCTTAGAAAGAATCATGGGTGACAAGGTGGCTTCTGAAG CTCTTGTGAAGTTCCATATTTTAAATACTCTTCAGTGCTCTGAAGCGATCATGGGTGGAGCTGTCTATGAGACCTTGGAAGGAAACACACTTGAAGTTGGCTGTGATGGTGAAACTCTTACTGTGAATGGAGTAAAGATGGTGAAACGCAAAGATATTGTGACGAGCAATGGTGTTATCCACCTCATTGATAGAGTGCTAATTCCTGATTCTG CCAAACAAGTTATTGAGCTTGGAGGTTCCCAGCAGACTACTTTTACAGACTTGGTAACACAACTAGGACTAGCATCTTCTCTAAGACCAGAAGGCCAATACACTCTTCTGGTACCACAGAATCGTGCTTTCTCAG ATGACACTTTACAGATGGATCAACGGCTTCTTAAAACAATCCTGCAGAATCACATTATAAAAGTGAAAATTGGGCTCAATGAACTGTACAATGGACAAGAGCTGGAGACAATTGGCGGAAAGCTGCTACGAGTCTTTGTGTATCGCACA GCTGTATGTGTTGAAAATTCATGCATGGTCAGAGGAAgtaaagaaggaaggaatggcTTTATTCACGTCTTCAGACAAATCATCAAGCCAGCAGAAAAATCTTTGCATGAAATGCTGAGAAATGATAAGCGTTTTAG tgTTTTCCTCAGCCTGGTGAAAGCTGCAGATTTAGATGATGTTCTGTCACGGCCTGGAGCATGGACTCTGTTTGTTCCAACTAATGATGCCTTCAAAGGTTTGACCGATGATGATAAGGCTGTATTGATAA GAGACAAAAATGCTCTCAGGAACATTCTCCTTTACCACCTGACACAAGGAGTTTTCATTGGAAGTGGCTTTGAGCCTGGTGTGACAAACATCCTTAAAACTATCCAAGGAGGAAAACTGTACTTGAAAACA GTGAATGATACTCTTCTGGTTAATGAACTGAAGTCAAGAGAACCTGATCTCATGGCAACCAATGGTGTAATTCATGTTATTGATAAACTCCTATATCCAGCAG atcTGCCTGTCGGAAATGATCAGTTGCTCACAATCCTGAAGAAGCTGATCAAGTATATTCAAATCAAG TTTGTTCGTGACAGTACCTTCAAAGAGATTCCACTGACGTTTTACA ACCCATCTATTACACAGCTCACTAAAATAATTGAAGGAGAACCTGAGTTCAAAATAGTCAGGGAGGGAGAGACAATAACTAAAGTGATTCATGGAG AACCAATTATTAAAACGTACACCAAAATCATTGATGGGCGACCTGTGGAAGtgacagagaaaaaagtaacagaagaaagaattatTCAAG gtccagaaataaaatataccaGAATTACCGCAGGTGGTTCagacaatgaagaaaatttgaAGAGATTGCTTGAGGAAG AGGTTACCAAGGTGACCAAATTTATTGAAGGTGATGGTCATTTActtgaagatgaagaaatcaAAAGACTTCTGCAGGGAG CTGGAACTGAGTACACCAAGGTTACTAAAGTAATTGAGGGAGAACCACAGATTATCGAGAGAGAAATCAAGAAAGTCCATTTGGAAG AAGCACCTGTACGGAAAGTACAAGCAAACAAGAGGACACAAG ggGGATCAGCAAGAAGGAGGACAAGACTAGCTTAttcttaa
- the POSTN gene encoding periostin isoform X8, which yields MKILLLFTFSTFFLSAFEHAAAYAHYDKILTHSRIRARDQGPNVCALQQVMGTKKKYFSTCRNWYQGSICGKKATVLYECCPGYMKMDGMRGCPAVAPIDHVYGTLGIVGATSTQQYSDMSKLREEIEGRGSFTFFAPSNEAWEQLSSEIHRNLIDNVNIELYNALHHHMVNKRMLTKDLKNGMTLVSMYNDQKLLINHYPNGVVTVNCARIIHGNQIATNGVVHVIDRVLTAVGNTIQDFIEVEDDLSSLRAAAITSDVLDTLGRPGYYTLFAPTNEAFERLPRGVLERIMGDKVASEALVKFHILNTLQCSEAIMGGAVYETLEGNTLEVGCDGETLTVNGVKMVKRKDIVTSNGVIHLIDRVLIPDSAKQVIELGGSQQTTFTDLVTQLGLASSLRPEGQYTLLVPQNRAFSDDTLQMDQRLLKTILQNHIIKVKIGLNELYNGQELETIGGKLLRVFVYRTAVCVENSCMVRGSKEGRNGFIHVFRQIIKPAEKSLHEMLRNDKRFSVFLSLVKAADLDDVLSRPGAWTLFVPTNDAFKGLTDDDKAVLIRDKNALRNILLYHLTQGVFIGSGFEPGVTNILKTIQGGKLYLKTVNDTLLVNELKSREPDLMATNGVIHVIDKLLYPADLPVGNDQLLTILKKLIKYIQIKFVRDSTFKEIPLTFYKPIIKTYTKIIDGRPVEVTEKKVTEERIIQGPEIKYTRITAGGSDNEENLKRLLEEEVTKVTKFIEGDGHLLEDEEIKRLLQGEAPVRKVQANKRTQGGSARRRTRLAYS from the exons CCCAAATGTCTGTGCCCTTCAGCAAGTTATGGGAAccaaaaagaaatacttcagcACCTGCAGAAACTGGTACCAGGGATCCATTTGTGGAAAGAAAGC AACTGTCTTGTATGAGTGCTGTCCTGGCTATATGAAGATGGATGGTATGAGAGGATGTCCTGCAG TTGCTCCTATTGATCATGTATATGGAACTCTTGGTATTGTGGGAGCTACCTCCACTCAGCAGTATTCTGACATGTCAAAGCTGAGAGAAGAGATCGAGGGAAGGGGTTCATTCACTTTCTTTGCACCAAGCAATGAAGCCTGGGAGCAATTAAGTTCG gaaATTCACAGGAATTTAATTGACAATGTAAATATCGAACTATACAATGCTCTCCACCACCACATGGTAAACAAGCGCATGCTGACAAAAGATCTTAAGAATGGCATGACACTGGTGTCCATGTATAATGACCAGAAATTGCTTATCAACCATTATCCTAATGGG GTTGTTACTGTTAACTGTGCCAGGATCATCCATGGCAACCAGATTGCTACCAATGGTGTTGTTCATGTAATTGACCGTGTCCTAACTGCTGTTGGAAATACCATTCAAGATTTCATTGAAGTTGAGGATGATCTTTCATCTCTCAGA gctgCTGCCATCACATCAGACGTCTTAGATACTCTTGGAAGGCCTGGTTATTACACACTCTTTGCTCCTACTAATGAAGCTTTTGAGCGTCTTCCAAGAGGAGTCTTAGAAAGAATCATGGGTGACAAGGTGGCTTCTGAAG CTCTTGTGAAGTTCCATATTTTAAATACTCTTCAGTGCTCTGAAGCGATCATGGGTGGAGCTGTCTATGAGACCTTGGAAGGAAACACACTTGAAGTTGGCTGTGATGGTGAAACTCTTACTGTGAATGGAGTAAAGATGGTGAAACGCAAAGATATTGTGACGAGCAATGGTGTTATCCACCTCATTGATAGAGTGCTAATTCCTGATTCTG CCAAACAAGTTATTGAGCTTGGAGGTTCCCAGCAGACTACTTTTACAGACTTGGTAACACAACTAGGACTAGCATCTTCTCTAAGACCAGAAGGCCAATACACTCTTCTGGTACCACAGAATCGTGCTTTCTCAG ATGACACTTTACAGATGGATCAACGGCTTCTTAAAACAATCCTGCAGAATCACATTATAAAAGTGAAAATTGGGCTCAATGAACTGTACAATGGACAAGAGCTGGAGACAATTGGCGGAAAGCTGCTACGAGTCTTTGTGTATCGCACA GCTGTATGTGTTGAAAATTCATGCATGGTCAGAGGAAgtaaagaaggaaggaatggcTTTATTCACGTCTTCAGACAAATCATCAAGCCAGCAGAAAAATCTTTGCATGAAATGCTGAGAAATGATAAGCGTTTTAG tgTTTTCCTCAGCCTGGTGAAAGCTGCAGATTTAGATGATGTTCTGTCACGGCCTGGAGCATGGACTCTGTTTGTTCCAACTAATGATGCCTTCAAAGGTTTGACCGATGATGATAAGGCTGTATTGATAA GAGACAAAAATGCTCTCAGGAACATTCTCCTTTACCACCTGACACAAGGAGTTTTCATTGGAAGTGGCTTTGAGCCTGGTGTGACAAACATCCTTAAAACTATCCAAGGAGGAAAACTGTACTTGAAAACA GTGAATGATACTCTTCTGGTTAATGAACTGAAGTCAAGAGAACCTGATCTCATGGCAACCAATGGTGTAATTCATGTTATTGATAAACTCCTATATCCAGCAG atcTGCCTGTCGGAAATGATCAGTTGCTCACAATCCTGAAGAAGCTGATCAAGTATATTCAAATCAAG TTTGTTCGTGACAGTACCTTCAAAGAGATTCCACTGACGTTTTACA AACCAATTATTAAAACGTACACCAAAATCATTGATGGGCGACCTGTGGAAGtgacagagaaaaaagtaacagaagaaagaattatTCAAG gtccagaaataaaatataccaGAATTACCGCAGGTGGTTCagacaatgaagaaaatttgaAGAGATTGCTTGAGGAAG AGGTTACCAAGGTGACCAAATTTATTGAAGGTGATGGTCATTTActtgaagatgaagaaatcaAAAGACTTCTGCAGGGAG AAGCACCTGTACGGAAAGTACAAGCAAACAAGAGGACACAAG ggGGATCAGCAAGAAGGAGGACAAGACTAGCTTAttcttaa
- the POSTN gene encoding periostin isoform X7 has translation MKILLLFTFSTFFLSAFEHAAAYAHYDKILTHSRIRARDQGPNVCALQQVMGTKKKYFSTCRNWYQGSICGKKATVLYECCPGYMKMDGMRGCPAVAPIDHVYGTLGIVGATSTQQYSDMSKLREEIEGRGSFTFFAPSNEAWEQLSSEIHRNLIDNVNIELYNALHHHMVNKRMLTKDLKNGMTLVSMYNDQKLLINHYPNGVVTVNCARIIHGNQIATNGVVHVIDRVLTAVGNTIQDFIEVEDDLSSLRAAAITSDVLDTLGRPGYYTLFAPTNEAFERLPRGVLERIMGDKVASEALVKFHILNTLQCSEAIMGGAVYETLEGNTLEVGCDGETLTVNGVKMVKRKDIVTSNGVIHLIDRVLIPDSAKQVIELGGSQQTTFTDLVTQLGLASSLRPEGQYTLLVPQNRAFSDDTLQMDQRLLKTILQNHIIKVKIGLNELYNGQELETIGGKLLRVFVYRTAVCVENSCMVRGSKEGRNGFIHVFRQIIKPAEKSLHEMLRNDKRFSVFLSLVKAADLDDVLSRPGAWTLFVPTNDAFKGLTDDDKAVLIRDKNALRNILLYHLTQGVFIGSGFEPGVTNILKTIQGGKLYLKTVNDTLLVNELKSREPDLMATNGVIHVIDKLLYPADLPVGNDQLLTILKKLIKYIQIKFVRDSTFKEIPLTFYNPSITQLTKIIEGEPEFKIVREGETITKVIHGEPIIKTYTKIIDGRPVEVTEKKVTEERIIQGPEIKYTRITAGGSDNEENLKRLLEEEAPVRKVQANKRTQGGSARRRTRLAYS, from the exons CCCAAATGTCTGTGCCCTTCAGCAAGTTATGGGAAccaaaaagaaatacttcagcACCTGCAGAAACTGGTACCAGGGATCCATTTGTGGAAAGAAAGC AACTGTCTTGTATGAGTGCTGTCCTGGCTATATGAAGATGGATGGTATGAGAGGATGTCCTGCAG TTGCTCCTATTGATCATGTATATGGAACTCTTGGTATTGTGGGAGCTACCTCCACTCAGCAGTATTCTGACATGTCAAAGCTGAGAGAAGAGATCGAGGGAAGGGGTTCATTCACTTTCTTTGCACCAAGCAATGAAGCCTGGGAGCAATTAAGTTCG gaaATTCACAGGAATTTAATTGACAATGTAAATATCGAACTATACAATGCTCTCCACCACCACATGGTAAACAAGCGCATGCTGACAAAAGATCTTAAGAATGGCATGACACTGGTGTCCATGTATAATGACCAGAAATTGCTTATCAACCATTATCCTAATGGG GTTGTTACTGTTAACTGTGCCAGGATCATCCATGGCAACCAGATTGCTACCAATGGTGTTGTTCATGTAATTGACCGTGTCCTAACTGCTGTTGGAAATACCATTCAAGATTTCATTGAAGTTGAGGATGATCTTTCATCTCTCAGA gctgCTGCCATCACATCAGACGTCTTAGATACTCTTGGAAGGCCTGGTTATTACACACTCTTTGCTCCTACTAATGAAGCTTTTGAGCGTCTTCCAAGAGGAGTCTTAGAAAGAATCATGGGTGACAAGGTGGCTTCTGAAG CTCTTGTGAAGTTCCATATTTTAAATACTCTTCAGTGCTCTGAAGCGATCATGGGTGGAGCTGTCTATGAGACCTTGGAAGGAAACACACTTGAAGTTGGCTGTGATGGTGAAACTCTTACTGTGAATGGAGTAAAGATGGTGAAACGCAAAGATATTGTGACGAGCAATGGTGTTATCCACCTCATTGATAGAGTGCTAATTCCTGATTCTG CCAAACAAGTTATTGAGCTTGGAGGTTCCCAGCAGACTACTTTTACAGACTTGGTAACACAACTAGGACTAGCATCTTCTCTAAGACCAGAAGGCCAATACACTCTTCTGGTACCACAGAATCGTGCTTTCTCAG ATGACACTTTACAGATGGATCAACGGCTTCTTAAAACAATCCTGCAGAATCACATTATAAAAGTGAAAATTGGGCTCAATGAACTGTACAATGGACAAGAGCTGGAGACAATTGGCGGAAAGCTGCTACGAGTCTTTGTGTATCGCACA GCTGTATGTGTTGAAAATTCATGCATGGTCAGAGGAAgtaaagaaggaaggaatggcTTTATTCACGTCTTCAGACAAATCATCAAGCCAGCAGAAAAATCTTTGCATGAAATGCTGAGAAATGATAAGCGTTTTAG tgTTTTCCTCAGCCTGGTGAAAGCTGCAGATTTAGATGATGTTCTGTCACGGCCTGGAGCATGGACTCTGTTTGTTCCAACTAATGATGCCTTCAAAGGTTTGACCGATGATGATAAGGCTGTATTGATAA GAGACAAAAATGCTCTCAGGAACATTCTCCTTTACCACCTGACACAAGGAGTTTTCATTGGAAGTGGCTTTGAGCCTGGTGTGACAAACATCCTTAAAACTATCCAAGGAGGAAAACTGTACTTGAAAACA GTGAATGATACTCTTCTGGTTAATGAACTGAAGTCAAGAGAACCTGATCTCATGGCAACCAATGGTGTAATTCATGTTATTGATAAACTCCTATATCCAGCAG atcTGCCTGTCGGAAATGATCAGTTGCTCACAATCCTGAAGAAGCTGATCAAGTATATTCAAATCAAG TTTGTTCGTGACAGTACCTTCAAAGAGATTCCACTGACGTTTTACA ACCCATCTATTACACAGCTCACTAAAATAATTGAAGGAGAACCTGAGTTCAAAATAGTCAGGGAGGGAGAGACAATAACTAAAGTGATTCATGGAG AACCAATTATTAAAACGTACACCAAAATCATTGATGGGCGACCTGTGGAAGtgacagagaaaaaagtaacagaagaaagaattatTCAAG gtccagaaataaaatataccaGAATTACCGCAGGTGGTTCagacaatgaagaaaatttgaAGAGATTGCTTGAGGAAG AAGCACCTGTACGGAAAGTACAAGCAAACAAGAGGACACAAG ggGGATCAGCAAGAAGGAGGACAAGACTAGCTTAttcttaa